In the Dendrosporobacter quercicolus genome, AGACCTGCAGCTACCACATTTTTAGCCACATAACGCGCGGCATAGGCAGCCGAACGGTCAACTTTCGTTGGATCCTTGCCGGAGAATGCCCCGCCGCCATGGCGGGCCATACCGCCATAGGTATCGACAATAATTTTCCGGCCGGTTAAACCGGCGTCGCCTTGCGGCCCGCCGACAACAAACCGTCCGGTCGGATTAATAAAATACTTGGTGTTTTCATCAAGAAAATCCGTCGGCACAATTGCTTTAATTACTTTTTCGGTCAAGTCTTTTTGAATGGTTGCCAAGGCGACCTCCGGACTATGCTGCGTCGATATGACAACAGTATCCACCCGTACCGGTTTTCCATCTTCATATTCCACGGTCACCTGGGTTTTGCCGTCAGGACGCAAATACGGCAAGTCGCCATTCCGGCGGACCTCGGCTAACCGCCGCGCCAAACGATGGGCTAAGGCAATGGTAAGCGGCATATATTCAGCAGTTTCATTTGTTGCATAACCAAACATCATTCCCTGGTCACCGGCGCCAATGGCTTCGATTTCATCCATTGCGCCTTGTTTGGCCTCAAGCGCTTTATCCACACCCATGGCGATATCGGCCGACTGTTCGCCAATGGACGTCATTACACCGCAGGTATCGGCATCGAAACCAAATTTTGCTCTGGTATAGCCGATTTCCCGGATGGTTGCCCGGACAATCTTGGGAATATCCACATAGCAGTTGGTGGTAATTTCACCCACTACATGCACCAGACCGGTTGTAACCAAAGTCTCGCAAGCTACCCGGCCCATCGGATCCTGGGCCAGTATGGCATCAAGAACACTATCGGAAATCTGGTCGGCAATTTTATCAGGATGACCTTCCGTTACCGATTCTGAAGTAAACAATACACGTTTTTTCTCCACAGCTCTGCCTCCAATACACTTTTACATTAAATCCGCCGGCTTGCATCAACGGTTTCCGGCAGCTTAAGTCATCATCGGGTGAATATCAGAATTGCTCCTTCTGATAACAAGAAAAAAACTCCCGCCAGGGAGAGTGATCTGTACTCCCATCTTGCAGCTACTGCTGCAGGATTTGGCACCGTTTTTGACATCGTCAAATGGTTGCCGCGGTTTCATCGGGCCATTCCCTCCACCAACTCTTGATGAGTATTCTACTATGTAATTTTATCACTAGATATAATTGTAATTGAAAAAATCCTAAAAATCAATACGCTGTTTGGCAATATTGATGAATTTTATCAAGAATGATCCGCGCAACCTCATCCTTGGACATTTTGGGCAGATCCTCAATATTGCCATCTTTGTATAACAGTTTGACAATATTCGTATCAGTATTAAATCCGGCGCCAGGCAGTGTTACATTATTCGCGACAATCATATCCAAATTTTTTCTGACAATTTTTTCACGGGCATTATCAATTAAATTTTGCGTTTCAGCCGCAAAGCCAACCAGTATCTGCCGCTGCCGTTTTATTTGTCCAAGTTCAGTAAGAATATCAGGATTTTTTTCTAATGTAATGCTAAGTACTTCCCCGGCTTTTTTTATTTTCTGGGGCGCCACTTCCCGCGGACGGTAATCAGCCACAGCCGCAGCTTTAATGATGATGTCGGCATCCGCGAACCGGGTTAGTACAGCTGTCCGCATTTGTGCGGCGGTTTCCACTCTGATCACTTCAACCGCCTCTGGCGCTGCCAGCCCGGTTGGGCCTGAAATCAGTGTTACCGCCCCACCGCGTTTAGCCGCATTTCTGGCCAAAGCATAACCCATTTTGCCGCTGGAACGGTTACCGATGTATCGAACCGGATCGATTGGTTCGATTGTTCCGCCGGCAGTAACCAGTATTTTTTTGCCGGCAAACTCCGGCGATGCAGTCAACACGGCAATCGCTTTTTCGGCAATAACGCCCGGTTCCGGCAATCTGCCCGGTCCTTCCACCCCACAGGCCAGCATACCGGTGGCCGGAGCAATAAACTGATATCCCAGCGCCGTCAGTTCACCGATATTTTTCTGGACAATGGGATTCAGATACATATTGCTGTTCATTGCCGGGGCAAACACAACCGGTGCTTTCGTCGCCATTAACGTTGTTGTCAGCATATCATCGGCAATGCCATTGGCTACTTTTCCGATCATATTGGCCGTAGCCGGGGCCACTAAAAACAGATCGGCTTTGGCGGCTAACGCAATATGCTCAACATTCCATTTTTTCGGTTCGGCCCACATGTCAACGATCACCGGATTTCCACTCATTTCACGAAAAGTAACCGGCGTTACGAAATTGGTCGCCGCCCTGGTCATCACTACATACAGGGACGCGCCAAGCTTTCTCAGGCGGCTTACTACTTCCACCGCTTTGTAAACAGCAATACCGCCGGAAACGCCGATGACAATCGTCTTACCCTTTAACATGCCAAGCCTCCTATTTAATTCCGGCCTTCGTTCTTTCATAAGCAATTTTTCCCTGGGCAACTTCTTCCAGGGCAACCGTAACCCGTTTGTTGGAACGGCTGTCCACCGTCGCCGCTTCACCATTCATTAGTTCACGGGCCCGCTTGGCGGCCAAAACCACTAAAGTATATTTACTGTCAACTTTATCTACAAGTACGTCCAATGATGGATGTATCATAGCTGTCCCCCTTAACCGTTACAGACTGAATTGCAAATTTTACTGATCAACTCGCTGCTCCGCGCCACACTACACTTTTCGGCTTCAATAATCGCTTTTATTTTCGCTACCGCCGCAGGCACTTCATCATTGACTACCACATAGTTATAGCTATAGACCTGATTCATTTCGGCTGTAGCGCAGCCTAAACGCCGTTCAATGTTTTCGGGTGTATCGGTAGCCCGCTTATAGATCCGTTTAGCCAATTCCCCCAGGGATGGCGGCACGATATAAATAAAAACGCCCTGCGGAAACTTTTCTTTAATTTTTATAGCTCCTTGCGTATCAATCTCCAAAACTACATCTTCGCCGTCTGCCAAAATCTGGTCGACATAACGGCGTGGTGTTCCATAATAGTTGCCATAAACCTCGGCCCACTCCAATAACTGATCTTCACTTATCATGGTTCGAAACTCTTCTTTAGATGTAAACCAATAGTTAACGCCATTGGCCTCACCAAAGCGCGGTGAACGGGTGGTTGCTGATATGGAATAATGCAAGTTGGGATAGCTACGCAGCAGCTCCTGGCAGATTGTTCCCTTCCCGGTACCGGACGGTCCGGACAGAACAATAAGTATTCCTTGCTGCGCCATCATCACTACTCCTTTCACTTCGCTAAATTCATCATTCGGCGGCCTCATCATTGTTTTCTTTGCTTGCCAGGCGGTGAGCGACAGTTTCCGGCTGTACGGCCGATAATATCACATGATCGCTGTCGGCAATGATCACGGCTCTGGTCCGCCGCCCATAAGTCGCGTCAATCAGCATTCCCCGGTCGCGCGCCTCCTGAATAATCCGTTTAATTGGCGCCGATTCAGGGCTGACAATGGAAATAATACGGTTAGCGGAAACGATATTGCCAAAACCAATATTAATAAGCTTAATATCCATAAAAATCACTCCTATTTTTTGTGTAGCCGGCGATTCCTGAGTTTAATAAAATTCTCTATATTACTCTATGTTTTGGATTTGCTCTCTGACCTTCTCAATTTCACTTTTAATTTCCACTACAATATTGGCTACAGTAAAATCATTGGCTTTAGAGGCAATGGTATTCGTCTCCCGGTTAATTTCCTGGATGATAAAATCCAGTTTGCGCCCAACGGCTTCATCAGCGGCTAAAGCCGAACGAAACTGATCTAAATGGCTGCTTAACCGCACCAGTTCTTCCGTAAAATTGCTCCGGTCGGCAAACAAAGCAGCCTCTTGAAACAGTCTGCTCTCATCCGGTTCAGCGTTGACCGCCGCCAGTAAGTCCTGCAGCCGGGCCAGCAGTTTTTCGCGGTATTCAACTAAAACCTGAGGCGCCCGCTCTTCAATCTGCTGAATACAACCGGTCAGCTTATCCAGCCGGGCGCTCAAATCCTGAAAGATGCTGGCCCCTTCAGCCAAGCGCATGGTCATTAAATGGTCAACGGCAATTTCAATCGCGGCCTCCAGTTTGGGCCACAATTGCGCGGTATCCTCAGCGGCATCTTCGACTCTGACCACATCAGGATACTTGGCCAACTGATGAATATTATCACTTAGCGGAACGGAAAACAATGCGGCCAAATCTCTCAGAGCATTATGGTACGCTATTGCCAATTCTTTGTCAACCCTTACCATTCGTTTCTTTTGGCTGTATTCCTCCATAGTTATGAAAATATCAATACGGCCACGCAACAATGTATTCGCCACCCGGCGCCTGATTTTATCTTCCAGTGAGCCCATATTCTTAGGCATGCGAATAACGATATCGTTATAGCGGTGATTTACAGCTTTAATTTCGACAATGATCCGGTGATCACTATCTAAAAATTCACCACGGCCAAAGCCGGTCATGCTTTTTAGCACCAGGAAAAGCCCCTTCCTTGCGTATGTTATTATTAACGGTTAATTTTGTAATTAATCATATTTTTTAATACTTCTCCTTTTATCAATAAAATCCTGTTGTGCGAAAAAGGATCAAATAAAATAATAATAGGGCTTTGTCCCGGTGTAACCTGCTCCGCGCCTTGCACGCCGTCTGTCCGCCTTCATGCGGCAAAATATTACCGGTTATTTTACTTTAGCCAGGTCAAAATAAAACTTACGTTCCTGTTTATCATTGGCGGTGACTGAAAGAATGACCGGCTTTGTTAAATCAATATCCTCTTCCGAAAAGTAAAAATAGCTCTGGGCCATATACAGCTTACTCGCCAGCCAGGTGCATTTTTCGGCTTCCTGCGGAGCGGTAACCTGATAGGCCTTAATTGTTTTTTTATTCTGTTTAAGCACTGCCGTAGCGCCCTTAATGAACGCAGGGTTTTTACCAAACAGTGTCACGCTAAAGCTTAGTGTCCCGCTGTAATCGGTGATGATCCTCTCACTGTCTGAATGCAAAACCGGTTTGCCGCCGGCTTTCTTTTCCCGGGCATCTGTCGCCAGCAGCAAAAAAGTAGTATAAAGATACGCCCGCTCGGTTGTTTCATCTAATCTGTCCGCTTTTTCTTCATAAGAAATCCACGGCTGAAGGAACTCTGCTAACGAGTCCGTAGCATGACCAACGCCATAATCCTGAGCTTGTTTGATGATTTCACTGCTGATTGGCGCAATGGCATAAACCGGGCCACTGCACAGCAGGAGTAGACTTAACGTCCAGCACAGAATTCGCACTAAAGGCACCCCCTAAAAATTCCTACAGAACTATTATTACACAAAAATTATAAAAATTCCTTTAATCAAAAAACCGGCTCAACAACGAGCCGGTTTTTTTAGAAACTCCCCGCGGAATACTTCTGTCGCCGGACCTGACATATAAATGTGATTATCCTTGCTGCTCCATTCAACGAACAGCTCACCGCCATCCAGTTCTATCACCGCCTGACGCCCCGCTTTGCTGTTTAACACCGCGGCAGCCAGGGTTGCGCAGGCGCCGGTGCCACAGGCCAGAGTAATTCCCGCGCCGCGCTCCCATACCCGCATCCGCAGCCTGGCTTGATCTCTGATCTGGACAAACTCAACATTTGTTTTACGGGGAAACAGCTCATGCGTCTCTATTTTAGGTCCAATAGCGGCCAGGTCCACCAGATCAACATCATCAACAAAGATGACGCAATGCGGATTGCCCATGGAAACACAAGTAACAAGAAAGCGTTCATTCTCAACCGTCAAAGGAATATTAACGGCTTGATCCTCCGCAGCCCCAAGCAAAGGGATGTCTTTTCGCTGGAGCCGCGGCTCACCCATGTCGACTTTGACGGTCTTAAGTTCCCCCTGCTCAAGGACCAGTTCCGGAATGATGAGGCCTGCTTCCGTTTCAATCGTTATTCTGGTATTGGCCGTCAAACCGGTTTCGTATACATATCTGGCCACACAGCGGGTAACATTGCCGCACATTTCCGCTTCACTGCCGTCCGAGTTAAAAATACGCATTTTAAAATCAGCCGTTGCTGACGGCAGTACCAGCACCAGCCCATCCGCGCCAATCCCCAGGTGACGGTCACACACTTCAATCGCCGCAGCCTGAAAATCGTCAATTGTTTCCGAGAACCCGTTGACAATGACAAAATCATTCCCCAAGCCGTGCCATTTAGTAAATTTAAACTGCATCACTATTCCTCCAAGAAATCATCTTACCTCTATATTACCTGTTTAGCAGGGCTCGCGCAACGTATCGCCGTAAAAAAACATACTTAAACCCATTGACAATAAATGTCCAGCCCGAAACGCCCAGCACCAGCAGCCAATCAGTTAAGCTTAAGGGAACGGTTGCAAACACATTGCTTAAAAACGGGTTATAAATAACCGCAATATGCATCAGGCTTGAACAAAGCACCGCGAAAACCAAAAATTTATTTTTAAACAGGCCGGCCTCAAATACGCTGTAAAGCTCAGACCGGCAGTCAAACACATGAAACATCTGTGAAAAAACCAATGTTGAAAAAGCCATTGTCCGCGCCAGAGCCAAATCTTCTTTCAAGTAATACACCAGGGAAAATACGAAAATCGTACTAAAACCAATTTGCAGGCCTCTGCCGATAATTTTCCGGCTAAGGCCGCGCGAAAAAACGCTTTCACCGGGATGGCGCGGCGGCCGGTACATAATATGGGGATCATTGTTGTCAACGCCCAGGGCCATCGCCGGCAACCCGTCCGTCACCAGATTTACCCAAAGTATCTGGACCGGCAGCAGCGGCATGGGCAAGCCGGCCAGCGCTGCAACAAACATGGTTAAAACTTCCCCGGTGTTGCAGGCCAGCAGATACCTGATAAATTTGCGAATATTATCGTAAATGCCCCGGCCTTCTTCAACAGCCGCCACAATGGTGGCAAAATTATCGTCGGCCAGAATCATCGCCGAAGCCTCTTTGGTCACATCTGTTCCGGCGCAGCCCATGGCAATGCCGATATCCGCTTCTTTGACCGCCGGTGCGTCATTTACGCCATCGCCGGTCATTGCGACAATATGCCCCTGCTTTTTCAGCGCTTTCACTATTCTAAGCTTGTGGGCAGGCGAAACCCTGGCATAAACGGTTACCTGATCGACCACTTTGGCCAGTTCTTCATCGCTAAGATTATCCAGTTCCTGCCCGGTCAGGGCCTTGTTTTTATTCTCATCGTACAGCTTGAGTTCCCGGGCGATGGCAGTTGCGGTATTCCGGTGGTCACCGGTGATCATCACGGTTTTTATACCAGCCTGTTTACATACGGCAATTGCTTGCTTTGCCTCTGCCCGCGGCGGGTCCATCATCCCGATCAGTCCCAGGAACGCCAGGTTGGCTTCGCTGTTCTCGCTGGGATGGTCAGCTTCGGCTTTGGAAATTCGCCGGCCGGCCACGGCCAGCACCCGCAAGGACCGGGACGTCATCTCATCATTGGCCTGCGCCAGTTTTGCCAATATTTCGCGACTGATTGGCGTTTCCGTCCGGCCATTATGATAATATTTGCACAATCCGGCAATCGTATCAGGAGCGCCTTTGGTATATAGCCAATATTCGCTGCCCTGCCGGTAAATGACCGACATCCGGCGACGGTCCGATTCAAACGGTATTTCGCCAATTCTTAATTTGTTTTTTTCCAGGTTTTCTCTCCAGACATCGGCTTTGGCCGCCGCCACAATTAAGGCTCCTTCCGTGGGATCGCCTTCAATGCTCCAGGCGCTGTCATTACTCTTGCGCCATAGCCCGGAAATGCTAACCGAATTTCGTTTTAGCACACTATTATTGCAAAGTGCGGCTATTTCCAGACAATTGACCAGCTGTTTATCGGCGGCAGGCGCTACAACCTGCTGGTTTAACCTGAATTCTCCTTTGATATCATAACCGCTGCCGGTTAGTTCGTAAGTATTCATCCCGGTAAATATACATTTTACCGTCATTGCATTTTGCGTCAAAGTACCGGTCTTATCCGAACATATTACAGTGGTGCAGCCCAGTGTTTCCACTGCCGGCAGTTTTCGCACAATGGCATTGCGCTTAATCATCCGCTGAACGCCCAAAGCCAGCGCAACCGTAACAATCGCCGGCAGCCCTTCAGGAATTGCCGCCACAGCCAGACTAATTCCGGCCATACACATTAAAAACAGCGGTTCGCCTCTGACCACACCGGTTATAACGACAACCAGGCATATAGCCAGACAGCCCCACACCAGCCAGCGCCCCAGATGCTCCAGCCTTTTTTCCAACGGAGTTGCTTCGTCCGCCGACTCCTGGATCATACCGGCGATAAAGCCGACTTCTGTCGCCATGCCGGTGGCACAGGCTACTGCCCGTCCCCGTCCCCTGGTAACGACGGTGCCGGCGTAAACCATATTCTTCCTGTCGCCCAGCGGACTATTTTCAAGATAGATTTTATCCGGTGTTTTACGGACCGGCAAGGACTCGCCGGTTAACGCCGCTTCTTCAACTTCGATGCCCTGAGCCGCCACCAGCCGTCCGTCCGCCGACAGCTTATCGCCGGCTTCCAAAACCATAATGTCGCCCGGCACCAGCTCTTTCGCCGCGATTTGCTGCAACATGCCGTTGCGGATCACCCGCACGGTAGGAGCTGCTAATTTCTTTAGCGCCTGCATCGATTTTTCGGCCCGGAATTCCTGAACAAAGCCTAAAATTGCATTGATGATGACAATGGCCAATATGGTTATGGCATCAACATATTCACCCAAAAAGGCTGAAATCAGCGTTGCCCCTAATAAAATCAGCACCATAAAATCCTGAAATTGCGCAAATAATTGTTTCCACCATGGTGTTTTCGCTTTTTCGGTCATTTCATTAAAGCCGAATTTATTTAACCTGGTTTTCACTTCGTTTGTTGAAAGTCCCTCATCCTGACTGGTATCCCAAAAACGCAGGGTGTCCTCCGCCGTACGCATATACCACTTATCATTATCCAAGTTATGCCACCTCGCTAACTGTGTTTCTCCTTATCAACTTTATTCTGGTCCAAGGTTAATTAGACCTCGTTTGACCGTTCCCAGGCATAATGATATACTGATAAAAAATCGCAACCACTGGAGGATACCATGAGCCTTGACGGTTTTTCAATGTCTCCCCTGGCGCTGGAATTAAACCGGCAGCTGGCCGGGGGAAGAATTGATAAAATATTTCAGCCCAACAAAAACACGATCATGATTTGGATTAGACAGCCTGGCGAAACCTTCCGGTTGAATATCACGATAAACGCTGCCCAGCCTTACCTTAATCTAAGCAGCCAGTCGATGGAAAATCCGGCCGCACCGCCGGTTTTTTGCATGGTACTGCGCAAGCACCTGGAAGATGGGCGCATTGCCGGTATTGCGCAGCATACACTTGACCGCATCATATTTATCACCGTTGATACCCGGGGTCCTCAGGGAGCAATCATCAGCAAAACCCTGGTCGTTGAGCTTATGGGCAAGCATAGCAATGTCATCCTGGTGCAAAACGATACCATTATTGACGCCATCCGTCGAATTGGCCAGGAAACCAGCCGTGTCCGGCAAGTTTCCCCAGGCCGGCGGTTTTGTTTGCCGCCCGGTCAGAATAAAGTAAATATCATGCAGCTTTCGTCAGGCGCTTTCGCCGAAAAAGTCAAGGCCTCGCAAACCGGCCAGCTGGCTAAAGCGATTGTCAATACCGGCCAGGGCATTGGCCCGCTGACTGCCAGGGAGCTGGCCTGGCGGGCCGGACTTCCGGCCGGTATCGCTGTTGAAACCTTGACCCCGGCAGATGTATTATCCCTGGCCGAGGCGGTTGACAGTATCGTCACGCCCTTACAGCAAGGGCTGATACTTCCTACGGTTGTAACCGGGCCCGACAACCGCCTGCTTGCTATTGCCGCCTTCCGGCTGGAGCACTTAGCCCAATACAGCAGTACGGAGTTTGCCACCATGAGCGCCGCGCTTGAATTTGCCGGCAAACTGGCGCTAAAGTACACGCCGCCGGAAAAAGATGCCCTCACCAAACTGGTGGCAACCGAACTGACCAAACTGGAGAAAAAGCTGACAGCGATCAGCGAGGAATTGGCCGAAGCCGCCAAAGCGGATAAATACCGTAAATTAGGCGACATTTTGATGGCGAATTTGTATTCCCGTCCTGGCGATACTTTAGACGAAATCACCCTGAACGACTTATACAGCTCCCAGCCGGATCAAACCACGGTCACAATCGTTCTCGATCCTTCGATTTCCTTACTCGAAAACGCCAGGCGCTACTATACAAAATATCATAAGTTAAAACGGGCGCAGACTTCCCTGGAAGAACAAATCAGCCGAACCAGACAGGAACTGCAGTATTTGGCCAGTGTTGAAATTGCGCTGGAAAACGCTGACCGCTCGGCTGAGGTGGCGGATATTCGCAGTGAACTGACTGCCGCCGGCTATATCAGTAAATCCCCCAAACGCCGTTCAGCTATCCGGCCTTCGCGACCGCTGAAACTAACCGCTCCTGACGGCACGGAAATACTCATCGGCAAGAACAATTATCAAAATGATGAAATAACCTTTAAACAGGCGCAGCTTGACGACATCTGGCTGCATACCAAGGATTTCCCCGGCTCTCATGTCATACTGCGGACAGGACGCCAGCATCCGTCTGCTGACACGTTAGCCCTCGGCGCTCAGCTTGCCGCCTATTTCAGCAAAGCCCGCACTTCCGCCAACGCGCCTGTGGATTATACCAAACGGCGCAATGTCAAGAAGCCGTCCGGCGCAAAACCGGGCTTTGTTATTTACTCCGCTCAGAAAACATTGTATGTAACGCCGGATGAGGCATATATTGAACAGTTATTGCAGCAGGAAAAAAGCGGCAATTAGCCGCAAAGAGCTGAAAACAGAAGCGGTGACGATCACGCCTGCATTGCTTGAATCGCCGGGGACCGGAGCGGGCGGTCTGCCGTCCGGCGTCCGGCGCAGGCTGGCGTAACGGCCGGGAATTTCTTGACCGGTTGCATATTTACAATCATGGGTATACTATAAGAAAAGGACTGACGTGTTGGTAGCACGCCAGCCCGACAGGCTGTTACGTTAATTATAGCATATTCTTCCCCAAAAGAGCCCTTTTGTCAACAGTTAGAAACCAGGCTGAGCTTTAGTTCTCAGCCTGGTCTTTCATTTCTTTTATTACAACTTTTTCTATTTTATCCACAGCGAGCAGCTGTACACTTACGACTTCCTTGCTGGAAGTCGGCACATTTTTACCGACATAATCGGCGCGAACGGGCAGTTCCCGATGGCCCCGGTCCACCAACACCGCCAGCTGGATAGCCTTGGGGCGGCCGATATCCATGAGCGCATCCAGCGCGGCCCGGACGGTCCGGCCGGTATACAGGACATCATCCACCAATACGACTTTTTTTCCGTTTACGTCTACCGGGATTTCAGTCTGATGAACAATTGGCTGATAGCTTAAAGTCGATAAATCATCCCGGTACAGGGTGATATCAAGAATCCCCACCGGCAGGCTTATCCCTTCAATTTGTTCGATTTCCCGGGCCAGATTTTCGGCTAAAGGCACGCCCCGCGTTCTGATTCCCACCAGAATAATATCCTTTACCCCTTTGTTCTTCTCAATGATTTCATGGGCAATCCTGGTAAAAGCCCGCTTGATGGCCTGCGCATCCATAATCGTTGTCTTTTCCACTAAAACCGGCATTATTCCTCACCCCTATTTATTTATCTGCTCTGAGCCGCTCAATCACGGCCTGCATATCCGCAGGCAGCGGCGCTGTGAACACCATTTCCTCTTTGGTCACCGGATGAATAAACTTTAACTCTTCCGAATGCAAGGCCTGTCCTTTCATTGAAAAATGCGGTTTGTCCGGTCCGTACTTAGGATCGCCGACCACCGGATGGCCGATATACTGCATATGCACCCGGATTTGGTGAGTACGGCCGGTTTGCAGCCTGCAGGCAATGACGGTATATTGGCCGAACCGTTCCAGAACCTTGAATCGGGTTACGGCGTTTTTGCTGTTCGTAAAAACGACGGCCATCCTTTTCCGGTCAGTTGGACGGCGGCCGATTGGCGCATCAATGACACCCTGTTCTGCTTTCACATTGCCATGGACAATAGCTATATATTTGCGGCTTGCCGACCGGTCTTTAATTTGCCTGGCAAGACTGACATGCGCCGCATCATTTTTCGCAGCCACCATTACGCCTGATGTGTCTTTATCTAAACGGTGCACAATTCCCGGCCGCAATTCGC is a window encoding:
- the dapF gene encoding diaminopimelate epimerase codes for the protein MQFKFTKWHGLGNDFVIVNGFSETIDDFQAAAIEVCDRHLGIGADGLVLVLPSATADFKMRIFNSDGSEAEMCGNVTRCVARYVYETGLTANTRITIETEAGLIIPELVLEQGELKTVKVDMGEPRLQRKDIPLLGAAEDQAVNIPLTVENERFLVTCVSMGNPHCVIFVDDVDLVDLAAIGPKIETHELFPRKTNVEFVQIRDQARLRMRVWERGAGITLACGTGACATLAAAVLNSKAGRQAVIELDGGELFVEWSSKDNHIYMSGPATEVFRGEFLKKPARC
- the gmk gene encoding guanylate kinase, with the translated sequence MAQQGILIVLSGPSGTGKGTICQELLRSYPNLHYSISATTRSPRFGEANGVNYWFTSKEEFRTMISEDQLLEWAEVYGNYYGTPRRYVDQILADGEDVVLEIDTQGAIKIKEKFPQGVFIYIVPPSLGELAKRIYKRATDTPENIERRLGCATAEMNQVYSYNYVVVNDEVPAAVAKIKAIIEAEKCSVARSSELISKICNSVCNG
- a CDS encoding calcium-translocating P-type ATPase, SERCA-type, which gives rise to MDNDKWYMRTAEDTLRFWDTSQDEGLSTNEVKTRLNKFGFNEMTEKAKTPWWKQLFAQFQDFMVLILLGATLISAFLGEYVDAITILAIVIINAILGFVQEFRAEKSMQALKKLAAPTVRVIRNGMLQQIAAKELVPGDIMVLEAGDKLSADGRLVAAQGIEVEEAALTGESLPVRKTPDKIYLENSPLGDRKNMVYAGTVVTRGRGRAVACATGMATEVGFIAGMIQESADEATPLEKRLEHLGRWLVWGCLAICLVVVITGVVRGEPLFLMCMAGISLAVAAIPEGLPAIVTVALALGVQRMIKRNAIVRKLPAVETLGCTTVICSDKTGTLTQNAMTVKCIFTGMNTYELTGSGYDIKGEFRLNQQVVAPAADKQLVNCLEIAALCNNSVLKRNSVSISGLWRKSNDSAWSIEGDPTEGALIVAAAKADVWRENLEKNKLRIGEIPFESDRRRMSVIYRQGSEYWLYTKGAPDTIAGLCKYYHNGRTETPISREILAKLAQANDEMTSRSLRVLAVAGRRISKAEADHPSENSEANLAFLGLIGMMDPPRAEAKQAIAVCKQAGIKTVMITGDHRNTATAIARELKLYDENKNKALTGQELDNLSDEELAKVVDQVTVYARVSPAHKLRIVKALKKQGHIVAMTGDGVNDAPAVKEADIGIAMGCAGTDVTKEASAMILADDNFATIVAAVEEGRGIYDNIRKFIRYLLACNTGEVLTMFVAALAGLPMPLLPVQILWVNLVTDGLPAMALGVDNNDPHIMYRPPRHPGESVFSRGLSRKIIGRGLQIGFSTIFVFSLVYYLKEDLALARTMAFSTLVFSQMFHVFDCRSELYSVFEAGLFKNKFLVFAVLCSSLMHIAVIYNPFLSNVFATVPLSLTDWLLVLGVSGWTFIVNGFKYVFLRRYVARALLNR
- the metK gene encoding methionine adenosyltransferase — translated: MEKKRVLFTSESVTEGHPDKIADQISDSVLDAILAQDPMGRVACETLVTTGLVHVVGEITTNCYVDIPKIVRATIREIGYTRAKFGFDADTCGVMTSIGEQSADIAMGVDKALEAKQGAMDEIEAIGAGDQGMMFGYATNETAEYMPLTIALAHRLARRLAEVRRNGDLPYLRPDGKTQVTVEYEDGKPVRVDTVVISTQHSPEVALATIQKDLTEKVIKAIVPTDFLDENTKYFINPTGRFVVGGPQGDAGLTGRKIIVDTYGGMARHGGGAFSGKDPTKVDRSAAYAARYVAKNVVAAGLADKCEIQLAYAIGVARPVSIMVETFGTAKVDEKFIGKLIEEHFDLRPAGIIKALDLRKPIYRQIAAYGHFGRTDLDLPWERTDKAAVLRQAANL
- a CDS encoding YicC/YloC family endoribonuclease, with protein sequence MLKSMTGFGRGEFLDSDHRIIVEIKAVNHRYNDIVIRMPKNMGSLEDKIRRRVANTLLRGRIDIFITMEEYSQKKRMVRVDKELAIAYHNALRDLAALFSVPLSDNIHQLAKYPDVVRVEDAAEDTAQLWPKLEAAIEIAVDHLMTMRLAEGASIFQDLSARLDKLTGCIQQIEERAPQVLVEYREKLLARLQDLLAAVNAEPDESRLFQEAALFADRSNFTEELVRLSSHLDQFRSALAADEAVGRKLDFIIQEINRETNTIASKANDFTVANIVVEIKSEIEKVREQIQNIE
- the remA gene encoding extracellular matrix/biofilm regulator RemA; this translates as MDIKLINIGFGNIVSANRIISIVSPESAPIKRIIQEARDRGMLIDATYGRRTRAVIIADSDHVILSAVQPETVAHRLASKENNDEAAE
- the rpoZ gene encoding DNA-directed RNA polymerase subunit omega, yielding MIHPSLDVLVDKVDSKYTLVVLAAKRARELMNGEAATVDSRSNKRVTVALEEVAQGKIAYERTKAGIK
- the coaBC gene encoding bifunctional phosphopantothenoylcysteine decarboxylase/phosphopantothenate--cysteine ligase CoaBC, producing MLKGKTIVIGVSGGIAVYKAVEVVSRLRKLGASLYVVMTRAATNFVTPVTFREMSGNPVIVDMWAEPKKWNVEHIALAAKADLFLVAPATANMIGKVANGIADDMLTTTLMATKAPVVFAPAMNSNMYLNPIVQKNIGELTALGYQFIAPATGMLACGVEGPGRLPEPGVIAEKAIAVLTASPEFAGKKILVTAGGTIEPIDPVRYIGNRSSGKMGYALARNAAKRGGAVTLISGPTGLAAPEAVEVIRVETAAQMRTAVLTRFADADIIIKAAAVADYRPREVAPQKIKKAGEVLSITLEKNPDILTELGQIKRQRQILVGFAAETQNLIDNAREKIVRKNLDMIVANNVTLPGAGFNTDTNIVKLLYKDGNIEDLPKMSKDEVARIILDKIHQYCQTAY